A single Botrytis cinerea B05.10 chromosome 1, complete sequence DNA region contains:
- the Bcmri1 gene encoding Bcmri1, translating to MAGLEAIKYGRGRLEVLDQLRLPHEFVYDNVSTCEEAFDSIKSMRVRGAPAIAIVAALALAVELHHKKDDSKTKQETVQYINKRLDYLLGSRPTAVDLSNAIKLLKRVSQAAAETTGTNDDNAACANVRNGYIVAAEKILEDDLTTNLAIGRYGAEYLRRQQMPIGEENNDDPSKFFTTSPPCTQGAMDKTYRKLSVLTHCNTGSLATSGHGTALGIIRSLHKMNYLDHAYCTETRPYNQGSRLTAFELVYEKIPSTLITDSMAGALFARMKDIKNISAVIVGADRVARNGDTANKIGTYSLAVLAKAHNIKFIVAAPTTSIDLETASGEDIKIEDRAPTELTQISGAVVGKDGHVDVNSTARVAIAHQGINVWNPSFDVTPSMYIDAVITEKGEVVRSSQGTFDFKAIMPERWAQQVEGKEPNGKAQVDDGTLFQMENI from the exons ATGGCTGGATTAGAGGCCATCAAATATGGCAGAGGAAGACTAGAAGTTTTAGATCAGTTGAGACTTCCGCATGAGTTTGTCTATGATAATGTCTCTACTTGCGAAGAGGCGTTTGACTCCATCAAGTCGATGCGCGTGAGAG GAGCCCCAGCAATCGCGATTGTGGCAGCTCTTGCGCTGGCCGTAGAGCTTCATCACAAGAAAGATG ATTCTAAGACGAAACAAGAAACTGTCCAATACATCAACAAACGTCTCGATTATCTCTTGGGTAGTAGACCAACCGCCGTCGACCTCTCAAATGCTATTAAACTTCTCAAGCGGGTATCCCAAGCTGCGGCAGAAACCACAGGTACAAATGACGACAATGCTGCTTGTGCCAATGTTCGAAATGGATATATCGTTGCAGCGGAGAAGATCTTGGAAGATGATCTCACTACAAACTTGGCAATTGGCAGATATGGAGCGGAATATTTGAGACGACAACAGATGCCAATTGGAGAGGAAAACAATGACGATCCATCCAAATTCTTCACAACCAGTCCACCATGCACACAAGGGGCAATGGACAAGACTTATAGAAAGCTGAGTGTTCTCACGCATTGCAATACTGG CTCTCTAGCTACTTCAGGTCATGGCACCGCCTTGGGTATAATTCGCAGCCTGCACAAAATGAACTATCTAGACCACGCCTATTGCACTGAAACTCGTCCTTATAACCAAGGTTCCAGACTTACTGCCTTCGAGCTTGTGTACGAAAAGATTCCCTCCACACTCATCACAGATTCTATGGCTGGTGCTCTATTCGCCCgaatgaaagatatcaaaaacatTTCTGCTGTCATTGTAGGCGCAGATCGTGTAGCCCGTAATGGTGACACCGCTAATAAAATCGGAACCTATTCTCTCGCCGTTCTTGCAAAAGCTCATAACATCAAATTTATAGTTGCCGCACCTACGACAAGCATAGATCTCGAGACAGCTTCAGgagaagatataaagattgaagatcGCGCCCCTACAGAGCTTACTCAGATAAGTGGAGCTGTAGTAGGAAAAGATGGACATGTAGATGTCAATTCGACGGCTAGAGTGGCCATTGCCCACCAGGGAATTAATGTTTGGAATCCAAGTTTTGACGTTACGCCAAGTATGTATATTGATGCTGTCATTAcggagaagggagaagtgGTTAGAAGTTCACAGGGCACATTTGATTTCAAGGCAATCATGCCAGAGAGGTGGGCACAGCAGGTTGAGGGGAAAGAACCAAATGGAAAGGCACAGGTTGATGATGGAACACTTTTTCAAATGGAAAAcatttga
- the Bcdao6 gene encoding Bcdao6, with product MSFIVPQLGSSHIPLTVRQEALDRVFADPGIPDAVHSTKSFWMKEPHPDVASVQSEHLSEFADYVIIGSGITGASVAQALLEGLATASPLEVQSSPHPKVIMLEARDSCSGATGRNGGHILETGEEYTVLKERLGKEEATKIHKLRMSHLEALIKSAEDLGLTEETQVRKVRFLSVYFHQEAWEDVRKDIELFMAEMPDDSKGWGFIETNELAKDFGIPNAAGAVTGIAGAMWPYKFVTGILAHLRKQFASDFLLETNTSVSEIRGSNDYYEVMTPRGTIKTKHVIHCTNAHIGHLVPGIKGCIFPIVGQMSAQPPGDRFKPQSDHSWIFNYDRGFDYLTQLPVTSASSGEMMMGGGYAQTQGGGIHETGISKDAELNMYANIHLRGVLGAVFAPENWGTVKEPAVTAMWTGNMGFSTDGLPWVGKLPASLTERTTTTGQGAEWAAAAFSGEGMVHAWLSGKALAEMIQSYDARASGVATVPEWFPDAMVISEKRLATSRLARDAQAELERAVL from the exons ATGTCATTCATCGTCCCTCAACTTGGTAGTTCACACATACCACTGACAGTAAGACAAGAAGCTCTTGACCGAGTATTCGCAGATCCTGGAATTCCAGATGCAGTTCATTCAACAAAGTCATTTTGGATGAAAGAACCGCATCCCGATGTTGCTAGTGTACAGTCAGAGCACCTATCAGAATTTGCAGATTATGTCATTATCGGTTCTGGAATTACTGGTGCCTCTGTCGCACAAGCTTTGTTGGAGGGTCTCGCAACGGCCAGTCCATTAGAAGTTCAATCTTCGCCGCATCCAAAAGTGATCATGCTAGAAGCTCGAGACAGCTGTAGTGGTGCCACGGGAAGGAATGGCGGGCACATTTTAGAAACCGGTGAGGAGTATACCGTGCTCAAAGAACGTTTGGGTAAAGAGGAAGCCACTAAAATTCATAAACTGCGCATGTCCCATCTTGAAGCGCTAATCAAAAGTGCGGAAGATTTGGGATTGACTGAAGAGACACAAGTGCGCAAAGTACGTTTTCTAAGTGTGTATTTTCACCAAGAAGCTTGGGAAGATGTTCGGAAAGATATAGAGCTTTTTATGGCCGAGATGCCGGATGACTCCAAGGGATGGGGTTTTATCGAAACCAATGAATTAGCAAAG GACTTTGGAATCCCAAATGCTGCTGGTGCAGTGACCGGCATTGCAGGCGCCATGTGGCCCTACAAATTTGTCACTGGAATTCTAGCGCATTTACGAAAACAGTTCGCATCAGACTTCCTCCTCGAAACAAACACTAGCGTTTCAGAGATCCGCGGAAGCAATGACTACTACGAAGTCATGACCCCAAGAGGaaccatcaaaaccaaacaCGTGATCCACTGCACCAATGCTCACATCGGGCATCTCGTCCCCGGCATCAAAGGCTGCATATTCCCCATCGTCGGGCAAATGTCCGCACAACCCCCCGGAGATAGATTCAAGCCCCAAAGCGACCACTCCTGGATCTTCAACTACGATCGCGGATTCGACTATCTGACCCAACTTCCCGTCACCTCGGCCTCCAGCGGTGAAATGATGATGGGCGGTGGATATGCTCAGACTCAGGGAGGCGGAATCCACGAGACGGGCATCAGTAAAGATGCAGAATTAAACATGTATGCGAACATCCATCTCCGCGGCGTTCTCGGCGCGGTTTTCGCACCAGAGAACTGGGGCACCGTGAAAGAACCAGCCGTGACGGCAATGTGGACAGGCAATATGGGATTCAGCACAGATGGTTTACCATGGGTAGGCAAATTACCCGCGTCTCTAACAGAGAGGACCACAACGACCGGGCAAGGAGCCGAGTGGGCGGCGGCGGCCTTTTCCGGCGAGGGAATGGTTCACGCGTGGTTATCGGGGAAGGCGCTGGCGGAAATGATACAGTCGTATGATGCGCGTGCAAGTGGAGTTGCGACGGTTCCGGAGTGGTTTCCAGATGCCATGGTGATTTCGGAGAAGCGATTGGCGACTTCGAGATTAGCAAGGGATGCGCAGGCGGAGTTGGAACGCGCTGTTTTGTGA